The Candidatus Methylomirabilota bacterium genomic interval CGTATGCGGGCGTCAGGATCGGCCAATGGATAGAACTCAGTGGCCTCATGGGTAAACCAATCCAGGCAGGCTTCTGCCGCAGCGTATTCCTTGGGCGCGCGCATCTCGGCGCCCGCGGCCTTTGTTTCGGCGAGGGCGGTCCTCATACTCTCATACTCTGGGCGATAGGAAGCGGTGGTCGCACACCCTGCAATCGTCAGAGCCACCGATCCAGCGACAAGCGCAAGTCGGATTACCCGGCCCCTCTTCGGACTCCCGTTCATCTTCGAGATCCCTCCCTTTGAGGCGCTGTCAGCTTATAGCTGCCAGCTCATTTTCCGTGCTGCGCGATCGTCTTGGCTTGCTCTGCGGCCTTCCTGGCGATCTCAGCCGTCGTCTCCGCCGCCGCGAAGTCGCGGTCCGACAGCTCATCCTCAGCCAGGAGGATATACTCCCTCGCTTTCGCCATCGGGTACCGAGCTGCACCAACGTTCGCCGCACCCGCGGCCTGAGCCTCGGCCATGGCCGCTTTGGCTGCCCTCACCGCAGCAGGCGCCGTCCGCTCCCCGGTAACCCAATCGTAGGATTCCGGCCTGAGATGCACTCTTGAGCAGCCCCAGAGTAGCGCCCCCACACTGATCAGGGCGAGTGTGAGGAGCTGTCGAGCAGCCCCACCGCTGGTTCTCATCGCGTCCCTCCTGTACAATCAACTGATAGTTAACAGCTTTCCCTTAGAGACCAGACTCCTGCCCGCCGATTCATCTTACTCGCTGAATTTATCACACTCTGTTGTCTCTCGTCAAAGGCGACCCTCGCCTCTTCGATCGGTGGGGCTAGCGAACGGTATACTGCTCAAGATGTTGATGGGCGCGGACGTGGCGGGCCGGAGGGAGGTGGGTGAGAAGCGCCGCAAAAGCCAGGGCAGCGATGACAAGGATCCACTCCAGCCGCATGAACTGGCGCAGGCGACGGCGAATCGCCGATGCCTGGTCGCTCCCTGTCCCTACGAGCCACGCGCTGCCCAGCCGCCCGATCATTTTTACCAGTAGTCGGTTACGCGCTTCAACAGGGGCTCGCAGGAGCGGTAAGAGGTAATACCGGTTTACGGCAGCCAGCGCTAATGCCAGCCCCACCAGAAAGAGTTTTGCAAGTAGGGTCAACCCATAGGAGGTCGCGACAAGGAGTTGCAGCGACCCCACCTGCAACCACGCGTTAAAGAGCCCTGCTACGAACAGGGTGAACACGCAGTAGGCTGCCATCCTCGAGAAAGGGCGGCCGATCGCTGTGAGTCCACGCGCCACCTCGTCCGTGCCAGAGGGAACGGCAACGTGCTGGAGCACGAATCCGAACGTAAAGAGGCCGCCGATCCAGATGCCGACCGCAACCAAGTGAATCCAGTCGATGAGGACAGGCATCGTCAGGTCTCCCCATTCCCCGGCCTGTCCCGACAGGCTTGTTGTCAACGCGATAATCGCGGCCGCAGCAAGAGGGAGCACAATGGCCCGTTGGCGCTGCGGCGCAGTCGTCTGCCCCAGCCCCCATACAAGGCCCAGGAGCCCAACAAACCCGAGTCGGATGAGCCAGACGACGCCAAAGTGGGTCTGTAGAAGCACGACCGGGAGGGTGACGTGTAGCTCGGCAAGGCGCCCGCCGCTCATCATCTGCGTTCTCAGGATAAGTTCGCCGATACTCGTCAGCGCCACAAGTATGATCGAACTCAGCTCCAGTCGCCGAAGCGGCTGCTCAACCGTCCCAAATCCTTCAGGCGGGAGCACAACTGATCGAACAACGAGCAAGCGAAACGCCAGCGTGCCAATCAGCATCGAGAGGCCGATGAAGCTGAGCCAGCGGACAAAGAGCTGCGGAGGCGTAGCGGGGACGCTGGTGGCCAGAGGCCGCTCGGACAGGCCGGGACCGATGGTGAACGAAAGATCGCCTTCGGTGCGGTGACTGTCGTGAGCGACAACGTTCCACAAGATATGGTATTGCCCTGAGGGCAGGGGCGGAAGAGACGCCTCCAGGACGGTGTGGTCGGCAGGATTCACCCCTCCGTCCCCCTTGTCAACCTGCTGATAGCGAGCATCGACCACCTTGATCGTACTGAAGACGGGCTCCAGCGCTCCATCAAACCACAGTCTCGCGCGCGGGAGCGGCGTCTGGGGCGTCCACCCTACCTGCGGCTCCGAGTGATCGGGGAAAGCGTGGCCCCACGCGGAGGCGGCCGTAAAGAGCAGCAGGCCGGCTGTCAGCAGGGCGGGCCATTGTAATAATCTGTTCATCCCAGTACTCTCTACACGTCCGGCGTACCGATGGGCATGAGAGCAGGTGGGGGGACCTTCTGCAATGTCATTGCACGGTTCGCTCTGAGTTCACTGTCGGAACATCCGAAGACGGTGCACCCGGCCGAAACGGATCGCCACGCTCCAGAGCCAACTGGTGCCGGAAGATCTCCTCCCGCTCCCAGCCGAACTGCATGAACAGGGTCGGCACCACGATCATGTTCAGGAGGGTTGAGGTGAAGAGGCCTCCCAGGATAACCTGGGCCAGTGGCCGCTCCAGCTCTTTCCCGGTCGCCTCGCCGAACAACAGAGGGAGCAAGCCCAACGCGGCCGCGGCCGCCGTCATCAGGACCGGCGCCAGCCGGTCCTTCGACCCCTGGATAATGGCTTCCTCCTTCGAGACGCCTTCAGCCCGAAGCCGCCGGTAGTGGCTGACCAGGATGATCCCGTTTCGAGATGCGATTCCAAATACACTGATAAACCCGATCAGCGAGGGGACGCTCGTCACCATCCCCGTAACCAGGATGGCCGCCACGCCACCGATCAGGGCCAAGGGGAGATTGGCCATGACAAGGAGGGCAGCGCGGGTCGAGTTGAAGGCTTTGTACAGCATCAGGAAAATCCCGATCACCGCAAGCCCGCCATACACCATCAGGATCCTCGTCGCCTCCCGCTCACTTTCAAACTGCCCGCCATACTCGATGAAGTAGCCGGCGGGAAGCTGCACCTCCCTGGCGATCCTGTCTTGGACCTCACGGATCACGCTGATAAGGTCCCGGTCCGCCACGTTCGCCTGAACAACGATCCGCCGCTGCAACCGCTCCCGATTGATCATAAAGGGGCTGTTCACGATCCGAAGGTCAGCCACCAGCCGAAGCGGGATCTTTCGCCCTTGTGGCGCATCGATCAAGAGGTTTCGCATGGAGACGCGGTCCTTGCGGGAGGTCTCGTCAAACCAGACAAACAGGTCAAACGCTCGCTGCCCTTCAACAACCCGAGAGACCGATCGTCCGCCGAAGGCCACTTCGGTCGTCTCAAGGATGTCGCCCACGTCCAGGCCGAGACGGGAGGCCTCTTCCCGATCGACCGTGATCCGCATCCCTGGAACATTAATGAGGGGCTCGAGCAGCAGATCCGTGACCCCATTGATGTCCCTCATGATCTGTTCGACCTGCTGCCCTTTCGCGCGGAGCACGGCCAGGTCTGGTCCGTAGAGCTTGATGGCAATCTGGGCCCGGATGCCCGAGAGGACCTCGTCCAGCCGGTGGGAGATGAACTGACCAAGCACGGTGGCGACACCGGGGACCTTTTCCAGATGCTCGCGGATGGCACGGAGTAGCAGTTCCGGATCGCGCGCGCTGTATCGAATCGCGATATCGAATTCACTCACGTTCGGCGGGAGCGCCTCCTCATCCAGTTCCGCCCGACCCGCCCGCTGGGAGACGGAGATGACCTCGGGATGCTGCTTCAAGATCCCGACAATCCGCTCCCCCACCCGCATCGACTCCGCAAGCGAGACCCCCGGTAGCATCGTCATCTGCAGGATGAAGTTGCCTTCGCGGAACTCGGGGAGGAAGGAGCGGCCGAAGAACGGGGCCACAGCCAGGCTGGCGGCTATCAGGACTATGCAGGCGGCCATCACCCACCGGGGGCGGCGCAACGCTCGGCGCAGGAGCGCTTCATAGGCCCGCTTTATGCCTCTGACCGTCAGGCTCTCCTGTTCCGGTTGGGCTTTCCCACCACGGATCAGCAGCATGGCGGCCAAGGCCGGGACCAACGTCACCGCGACCAGGAGAGAGGCGAGGATCGCGAAGGTGTACGCGAACCCAAGCGGCGTAAAGATCCGCCCCTCCACCCCGCCAAGCAGAAAGATCGGCATGAAGACGATCAGGACGATCCAGGTGGCGTGGACCACGGCATGCCGGATCTCTACCGACGCCTCGTAAATCACCTTCAGGGGGGGATCGGGACGGGCCTTCTCTGACTCTCGTCTGAGCCGGCGGATGATATTCTCGACGTCCACGATCGCGTCGTCCACGACCTCGCCGATGGCAATGGCCAGTCCCCCCAGGGTCATAGCGTTAATACCGATCCCGAACACCTTGAGCAGCAGCACACCGAAGATCAGTGAGGTCGGCAGCGCCGTCAAGGTAATGAGCGACGCCCGGACATTGAAGAGAAAGAAGATGACGACGATGCTGACGACCACCACCCCTTCCAGGATAGCCTGGCGCAGGTTGGAAATCGAGGACTCGATAAAGCTCGCCTGGCGGAAGACCTGCGTATTCAGCTCGACTCCCGGCGGCAGCGTTTTGCGGATCTCCTTCAGCGTCTGTTCCACCTGATACGTGACCGTCAAGGTATCCGCCCCAAACAGCTTCGAGACCGTTCCGATCACGGCAGGCCTACCCTCCCACGATGCGTCTCCCCGCTTGAACTCCGGACCGAAGCGGACCGTCGCCACCTGATCCAACCGGATCGGCGTCCCGCCTCGCTCTGCCACCTTGGTCTGTTGGAGTTCCTGGAGCGACGAGATCCGACCGGCCCCGGTGATCACGTACTCCTGGCCGGGCGTTACCAGAAAGCCTCCAGGCATACTGACGTTCGCCTTCCTGACAGCATCAAGGATCTCCTTGACGGTCAGGCCGTATTGAAACAGTTTGTCCGAAGACAGCAGCACCTGATACTGCTTCACCTCGCCGCCGATGGAGACCACTGACGCCACGCCGGGGATCGCCAGCAGCCGATTGCGGATCTCCCAGTCTGAGATCGTCCGAAGCTCCATCAGGGAGACGCGGTCGCTTGTGAGCGCATATTTGACAAGCCAGCCCACCGCTGACGTGATCGGAAGCATCACAGGACTCTTGGTTCCCGCTGGAAGTCGATCCTGGACCACCTGAAGGCGTTCGCTCACGAGTTGGCGGGCCGCATAGATGTTGGTCCCCCACTTGAAGACCACAACAACGCTTGACAGCCCGGCGGTTGATTTCGACCGGATCACCTCCACCCCAGGCGTTCCATTAATAGCGGACTCAATCGGGACGGTAATGAGGAATTCGACGTCCTGGGGCGGCAGGCTGGGCGCCTCGGTCTGAATGACGACCTGAGGTGGGGCAAACTCGGGGAAGACATCGACCGTGATCCGGCGTAGCGTGAATACACCCACAATCAGCAGGACCACGAAGGCGACCACCACGAGGACGCGATTTGTCAGTGACCGTTCGATGATCCAGGCAAACATCTCACGCTCCGCACATCAATGTGTGTGCCCGCCAAGGGCCGATCCGCCGCCTTGGGCCGTAAGCCACTTCGTGTAGAGCTGGCGGCTGCCGTCCGTGACAACCCGATCCCCTGCTGTGAGACCTCGCGTAACCTCAGCGAAGCGGTCATTCCGGGTTCCCAATCCGAGGTCTGCGCGGAGATACACGCCGCCGCGTTCGACAAAGGTGAACTCCGATCCTTCAGCACTGATAAGAGCCTCAACCGGGATAGTGAGGCTTCTGCGCTTCTCGCCGACAATGACGTAGACTTGAGTAAAGAGATCCTGTTTCAGTAACCCCCGGCGATTGATGACCTCTGCCCACACCGGAATGGTCCGCTTTATCGGGTTGACCGTCGGACTGATAAAGCTGATCTTCCCCTCGAACACCTCATCCGGATACGCAGCGACAACCACCCGGACCTTCTGTCCGAGCTTCAGCATCGGCAGGATGTCCTCGAAGGCCTCCCCCTCGACAATCATGATCGAGGCGTCAATAATCCTCATCAACGCCACGTTGGGCTCAATCGCTTGGCCAATCACGACGTTGCGTTCGACGATCGTCCCACCAATGGGAGCCGGCAAATGCAGCGTGGCGACCGTCTGCTCCTCACGAATCCGCGTGATCGCCTGCTGAGGCAGGCCGAGAAAGTTCAGTTGGCGCGTCAGGCTCTCGATCTCATTCAGGGTCTCCCGATGTCGGTTCTCGAGGGCCAGCAGTTCCTTCCGGGCCACAATTTCCCGTTCAACGAGTTGTCGCACTCGCTCCAGATCCAGCTTCGTCAGCGCCAACCTGTTCTCCGCCTGAATCAGGCTTAACTCCAGCCGTTCCAGCTCCACACTTTTGATGTCCAACAGATCATCGCCGCGCCTGACCCAGGCGCCAAGCGACGCATGAACACTGAGCACGATGCCCGGTACGCGGCTGGTCACCTGCGCTAACCGATCGGGATGCGGCTTGACAATCCCATTCAGCTTGCGGACATCCTCAACCGGCCGAAGCTGGACAACCTCGGTCCTGAGGCCGATGTTCTCGCGCTCTTCCGGAGTCAGTCGGACGCCGATTGGCGCCTCGCCGGGGCCGACCGTCTCCCGACGCTCTTCGTCGTGCGGCGCATGGTCATGCCGATGTTCTTCCGAACCAGGAGGGTGTGCTACCTTACCCGTCTCGTGCGACGCCGGCGCGGTCTCCTGCTTACCGCAGCCTCCCGCCGCAACGGCGATTGCCAGTAATGTCGCACTCACGAGTTGCTTTACTTGCACCATTGACTACTCACCAACAATGAGATGAAGGAATTTGGGAGGTCGATCCCCTCGCCGGGTAATCGCACGGGCAGAAACACGAATCAGCACGGTCGAGGAGATGCCTATAATGCGAGAACGCGGGCGGGGCAATTAAACCTGGTAGACCACGTATAGTATATGCAGCTTGTTAGAAAAGGAAGGCAAGACGGATCGGGACCCAGTCAGCAAGGCGCTACTCAGTTCACGGTGTCTGACGGCCCAGAACCGTTCACAGAGAGCTGTTGACGGAGAAAAACTGTGGAGGCTGAGACCGGCCTTTGCGTCGGCGCCCGTTTCTTGGCCGGTTATTGCCGCATGAAACAGGTGCGCATCGCAAATGGCGGGTGAGGATGAGCCATGATCGAAGTCAGGCGAGTTAACGCGGTGGTACGCAACAGTGCTGGCCTGGTGGAATAGGCAAAATGGATAGACCCACAACAGGCAGATAGCCGCGATGAGAGCTACGGTCGGAGCTGTCGATCCAGATCCCCGTCCCATTGAGTCATCCCTTTCGCTGTCGAGGACAACTCAATTCTATCACGACCCGTTTACGCTTTCAATCCAATATGTTCAAAGTCGTGCTGGGCCTGAGCGACTCAGTTTTCGAGCGCAGTGTTTCAGACATCCCCTTATGGCTCTTTCGAATCTTGTGTGGGTGGAAAAGGTCGTCATGCCGGCGAAAGCCGGCATCCAGTGATGTAGAACTTGATTGTGGAACTCGTGTGAGAATCTGGATTCCGGCGTACGCCGGAATGACGGACAGCAATTAACCCACGTACAATCTGGAAGCCATCCCCTTGATAATCCGTTCGTGCTGAGCCTGTCCAAGTACGATACGGCGTTTACAGGACAGACCTTTTTGTTACACCTTCATGAATTGATTACCATGGCCGACCAGACCGCGGGGTCGAATGACGACTTTGTGCTCCGGATCGCGTACCACGCGGCCGATCTGCAACGCTTCCCGGCCGTGATGTTTCACGATTTCCACAAAAGGCTCTGCATCCTCCTCAGCGACAACGACACAAAACCCGATCCCCATGTTGAAGACCTGAAACATCTCGTGATCGGGGATACCGCCTGATTGCTGAATCAGGGAAAATATCGGAGGGATCGGCGGGAGTTGGTCGATCTCATATCCGACCGCGTGAGATGCGGTGTCCAGTCGCAGGAGGTTCAGCAACCCGTCGCTCGTGATATGGGCGAGTCCTTTGATGGCCAGCGGTCGCTCTAGCGCTTCAACCACCTCCGGCACGTAGATGATAGTCGGCTCCAGCAACTCTTCCCCAAGCGTCCGCCCAAGCGCCTCGAACTTCGTGTCCACGGTATACTTGTTCTGCGCGAACAGGACCTGTCGGGCCAGCGTCAGACCATTACTATGGATCCCGCTGCTTCGAATCCCGATAATGACATCGCCGGGAGTCACCGACTTTCCAACGATTATCTTGTCGAGCGGAACATGCCCGACACACATCCCGACCAGATCGCATCCCCACCCCTCACGCTCGGACGCAAGCATCTCCCTGACCTGGGCGATCTCTCCACCGCAGATGGCCACCCCTGCGCGACGCGCCCCTTCCTTCAACCCTTGCATGAGCTGATCGATGAGGTCCGGGTTCGCGTGTTGCACCGCGATATAATCCAGAAATGCTGTCGGGCGCGCGCCTACACAGAGCACATCGTTCACATTCATGGCCATGCAGTCGATCCCGACCGTGTCGTACTTCTGCATCATCTGCGCAACCATGAGCTTCGTGCCTACCCCGTCGGTAGAGAGGGCCAGACCTATCCCGTGACCGATGTCGATGACGTTGGCAAAAAAGCCGATCGGCAGAACCGGCTTCCCGACCCCTCGCACGAAGGCAAACGTCTGGCTCACCGTCTCGATCACACGGGACAGCACCTGCTCTTCCCGCTCGACATCGACGCCGGCACCACGATAGCTCGCTGCGTCCTCTGGATACTTCTGCATTTCCTCTGTCCCCTTCTGACGTCGCTGCATTAACCTCAGAATATGTCGGAACGCCGGACAGCGGCACCACGAACCGACCAAGCGTCAGCCAACAGTAAGAGATTCGCCGGAGCGCGTCAAGCAGGATCGTAGGTTATCCGCCAAGGCTCAAAGAATCTCCTCAGGAATGTCTCGAACCTCTTCTTCTGTGGGGGCAAGCAGGCGGGCCAACTTCCTATCTCGACCAGTCCGCTCAGCAAGTTGAAAGGTGATCGCTTTTTCTTCCTCCGTCATCAAGCGGATGAGGTTCACCGCATCGTCGGCGTCTTTGAATCCTGTAGCCTGTAGTTTCATGGCGACAAGATGCGGTTTAGTCAGCACGGGGATGGAGACACCCGGAAGATGCTCAGCCCGCTCGATGGCCTCCAGCTCCCATGTATATCGCGCAATCAGCAGGTCCATCCGCGGATATTCGCCCCTGCGATCCTCAAGAAAGATGATATCGTGCTTAAAGGGCTCCTCCGGAACCTTGCTCCCTTGAATCAGCTCCGCGCGAAATCGCTCCGGAAGGTGTTGCGTCAACACGGCGAAGAACGCATCAGTCCCGGACGTTCGAATCACGTCCGAGTACAGGCAGAAGTCTGCGTCAAGAGTGGTCCGCTCGATTCCATGCAGGATGACGGCATAGCCGCCGACCACGGCCATGTCAACCTTAACGGGCAGAGCGCTGATAATGCCGCGGATTGTCTCGAAGGTATCTTTGATAGATTTCATAGACCGAGACCCCCTCCGCATCGGCTTTGAGGGCAAAGATGCTGGAGATCAGGCGATGCATGGCCTCCGCCCGTTCGAGGGGCGGTAGTCGAAGAAACCTTGCGCGCTCCTCGGCTTTTTTGCTGTCCAGGATGGAAGGCATGTGCATACTGTACCACACTTCCCGCCGCTATCACCAAAAGCAAAGCCTTCTCCGCATGGAGGCCACAGCAGGCCCGTAGTGCCGGCGGCTTAACATTATGGCGCTCGTAAGACTGCTAATGGCGGAAACGATAGCCCCCGACTCTCCACTTGCCCACCCCCTTTGAGAGAGGCGCGTATGCACCAATCCTGCATTTCTACGGTGTGGCGCGAGGTCGGCTTGCGCCTGGGAGCGCGAAGGAGTATGATCCATCGGACAAGATCTGAAACGGCTCTTCTCTTAGCCGAAGAAGGGAACGATGATGCGTTACTTCAAGGTGATCGTGGAGAAACATCCGGAGGGCTATGTCGCCTATCCCATGGGGCTCAAAGGGGTAGTGATCGGCGAAGGCGAGACCTACGAGGATGCCTTGGAGGATGTGCGATCGGCCATCCGCTTCCACATCCAGACCTTTGGACCGGAGGCGCTGGAAGCCGAGTCCCCCATCCTGGACGCCTTCATTGCGGAAGCCACAGTCACGGTCTGATGCCCAACTTTCCGGTGGAGGCCCAGAAAACAAGAGCCATCAAGCCCCTGGAGCGGCTGGGCTTCCAGGTGGTCCGAGAGGGGCCGCATCTGGCGATGGTGCGCAAGAACCCGGATGGGACGCAAACATCCCTCACCATACCTAATCACTCCGACATCAGAGGCTCGACCCTCCGCACCATCTGCATCCAAGCGAGTATCGCCCAAGACGAATTCCTCAAGGCCTACGAAGAGACATGCGTCGGGACTTGATGAATCCGCGAATGCGCGGTGAGCTTTATAGCACCACTATTCCCGCGCCCTGACTCTCCCCGTTTCAGTCCGATGTGCCCCCGCCTATCCTGTGTAATAAACGCTCCACCGAAGTGCGTCAGGTTCTTGGCCAGAGCAAAACACATGCCCTTAACCGCACTATATCAAGGTGAAAGAAGATTCTCACGTTGGAATGATCTTTCGGCCTATTGATTCGCCTGTCTGCCAATTGTCTGAGTCGAGATCAAATTGAAGGAGAAGTCAATTCCATTGGAAACCTTAACGCAATGCTCAGCCGCGCGTAGCGCTTCGGTCTCATGAGCGAAAGTTAGGCTCAACAATTCAGAATGTCCCTTTTTCTTTTTTCAACCCAGCAGTTGGGTGGAAGCGCGCCAAAAGAGAAACCCGGTCCCAAACGGGGGACCGGGTTTCTCTGGCTTGTCAGCCGGAGACTACAATAGGCCAAGAGCTAATTCGCTTACTCCTTCCCGCCGAGCTGGTCG includes:
- a CDS encoding type II toxin-antitoxin system HicB family antitoxin, with translation MRYFKVIVEKHPEGYVAYPMGLKGVVIGEGETYEDALEDVRSAIRFHIQTFGPEALEAESPILDAFIAEATVTV
- a CDS encoding type II toxin-antitoxin system HicA family toxin; amino-acid sequence: MPNFPVEAQKTRAIKPLERLGFQVVREGPHLAMVRKNPDGTQTSLTIPNHSDIRGSTLRTICIQASIAQDEFLKAYEETCVGT
- a CDS encoding efflux RND transporter periplasmic adaptor subunit translates to MVQVKQLVSATLLAIAVAAGGCGKQETAPASHETGKVAHPPGSEEHRHDHAPHDEERRETVGPGEAPIGVRLTPEERENIGLRTEVVQLRPVEDVRKLNGIVKPHPDRLAQVTSRVPGIVLSVHASLGAWVRRGDDLLDIKSVELERLELSLIQAENRLALTKLDLERVRQLVEREIVARKELLALENRHRETLNEIESLTRQLNFLGLPQQAITRIREEQTVATLHLPAPIGGTIVERNVVIGQAIEPNVALMRIIDASIMIVEGEAFEDILPMLKLGQKVRVVVAAYPDEVFEGKISFISPTVNPIKRTIPVWAEVINRRGLLKQDLFTQVYVIVGEKRRSLTIPVEALISAEGSEFTFVERGGVYLRADLGLGTRNDRFAEVTRGLTAGDRVVTDGSRQLYTKWLTAQGGGSALGGHTH
- a CDS encoding CopD family protein, which codes for MNRLLQWPALLTAGLLLFTAASAWGHAFPDHSEPQVGWTPQTPLPRARLWFDGALEPVFSTIKVVDARYQQVDKGDGGVNPADHTVLEASLPPLPSGQYHILWNVVAHDSHRTEGDLSFTIGPGLSERPLATSVPATPPQLFVRWLSFIGLSMLIGTLAFRLLVVRSVVLPPEGFGTVEQPLRRLELSSIILVALTSIGELILRTQMMSGGRLAELHVTLPVVLLQTHFGVVWLIRLGFVGLLGLVWGLGQTTAPQRQRAIVLPLAAAAIIALTTSLSGQAGEWGDLTMPVLIDWIHLVAVGIWIGGLFTFGFVLQHVAVPSGTDEVARGLTAIGRPFSRMAAYCVFTLFVAGLFNAWLQVGSLQLLVATSYGLTLLAKLFLVGLALALAAVNRYYLLPLLRAPVEARNRLLVKMIGRLGSAWLVGTGSDQASAIRRRLRQFMRLEWILVIAALAFAALLTHLPPARHVRAHQHLEQYTVR
- the purM gene encoding phosphoribosylformylglycinamidine cyclo-ligase, whose protein sequence is MQKYPEDAASYRGAGVDVEREEQVLSRVIETVSQTFAFVRGVGKPVLPIGFFANVIDIGHGIGLALSTDGVGTKLMVAQMMQKYDTVGIDCMAMNVNDVLCVGARPTAFLDYIAVQHANPDLIDQLMQGLKEGARRAGVAICGGEIAQVREMLASEREGWGCDLVGMCVGHVPLDKIIVGKSVTPGDVIIGIRSSGIHSNGLTLARQVLFAQNKYTVDTKFEALGRTLGEELLEPTIIYVPEVVEALERPLAIKGLAHITSDGLLNLLRLDTASHAVGYEIDQLPPIPPIFSLIQQSGGIPDHEMFQVFNMGIGFCVVVAEEDAEPFVEIVKHHGREALQIGRVVRDPEHKVVIRPRGLVGHGNQFMKV